From a single Sphingosinicellaceae bacterium genomic region:
- a CDS encoding biopolymer transporter ExbD gives MSMNIGSPDEDGSEPPMSEINTTPLVDVMLVLLIIFLITVPAVLQTVPVKLPTVTNIVTETKPENVLLSVTNTCETYWGQTKINSKQELLDRGVAALKAEIARQQARGGKIELPEVHIRGDKDMEYRCVGGVIFTMQRAGFLKIGFISEPNAADIAAAPR, from the coding sequence ATGTCGATGAACATTGGTTCGCCGGACGAGGATGGCTCCGAGCCCCCGATGTCGGAAATCAACACGACGCCGCTCGTCGACGTCATGCTGGTGCTGCTGATCATCTTCCTGATCACGGTTCCCGCGGTGTTGCAGACGGTCCCGGTCAAGCTGCCGACCGTCACCAACATTGTGACCGAGACCAAGCCCGAGAATGTTCTGCTGTCGGTGACCAACACCTGCGAGACTTACTGGGGCCAGACCAAGATCAATTCGAAGCAGGAATTGCTCGATCGCGGTGTCGCGGCGCTGAAGGCCGAGATTGCCCGGCAGCAGGCTCGTGGCGGCAAGATCGAGTTGCCCGAGGTCCACATCCGCGGCGACAAGGATATGGAGTATCGGTGCGTCGGCGGGGTGATCTTCACCATGCAGCGCGCCGGCTTCTTGAAGATCGGGTTCATCTCGGAACCGAATGCGGCCGATATCGCGGCCGCTCCACGTTGA
- a CDS encoding MotA/TolQ/ExbB proton channel family protein, translating to MEQSKFGLIPALEQGGPLTWGVVLILAVMSLVSWYIIITKYIDQRKVLNDAAGLEKKFWAAPSLADGAKKLDKNSAFRQIVDDGLRAADHHEGKLTDKIDEHEWVTMALNRSNAAVQSKLQGGLAFLASVGSTSPFVGLFGTVIGIYSALIAIGQSGQASIDKVAGPVGEALIMTAIGLAVAVPAVLGYNWLIRRNKDVAERLGNFAADIHGALVSGSRINVPAGRPVGAAVTNTSPAAR from the coding sequence ATGGAACAGAGCAAATTCGGTCTTATCCCGGCCCTGGAGCAGGGCGGGCCGCTCACCTGGGGCGTGGTGCTGATCCTCGCGGTGATGTCGCTCGTCTCGTGGTACATCATCATCACCAAGTACATCGACCAGCGTAAGGTGCTGAACGATGCTGCCGGCCTCGAGAAGAAGTTTTGGGCTGCCCCGTCGCTCGCCGACGGCGCCAAGAAGCTCGACAAGAATTCGGCCTTCCGCCAGATCGTCGACGATGGTCTCCGCGCCGCCGATCACCACGAAGGCAAGCTCACCGATAAGATCGACGAGCACGAGTGGGTAACGATGGCCCTCAACCGCTCGAACGCCGCGGTCCAGTCGAAGCTGCAGGGCGGCCTCGCCTTCCTCGCCTCGGTCGGTTCGACTTCGCCGTTCGTCGGCCTGTTCGGCACGGTTATCGGTATTTACTCGGCGCTCATCGCCATCGGCCAGTCGGGCCAGGCTTCGATCGACAAGGTCGCCGGTCCGGTCGGTGAGGCGCTCATCATGACCGCCATCGGTCTTGCCGTCGCGGTCCCCGCGGTGCTTGGCTACAACTGGCTGATCCGTCGCAACAAGGATGTCGCCGAGCGTCTCGGCAACTTCGCCGCCGACATCCATGGTGCGCTCGTCTCGGGCTCGCGGATCAACGTTCCTGCCGGACGTCCGGTTGGCGCTGCGGTCACCAACACCTCGCCGGCTGCGCGCTGA
- a CDS encoding energy transducer TonB, whose product MFALLALYRPDILKKMVAPIEAVQVKDEAPPPEEPPPPPPKEQEIPPYVPPPEVSIASEPAPAIITTQSANPAPPPPVFTPPAPPAPVAPPAPTGPTQHATANARVFEVSEDDYPPASLRAEEEGVVAVTVNIGISGRVEGCTVTASSNFPKLDERTCKIAQSRWRFKPALQNGTPVPDTISKRIRWQIARK is encoded by the coding sequence GTGTTTGCGCTGCTCGCCCTCTATCGGCCTGACATCCTGAAGAAGATGGTAGCGCCCATCGAGGCTGTGCAGGTCAAGGACGAGGCGCCGCCGCCCGAGGAGCCGCCGCCCCCGCCGCCGAAGGAGCAGGAGATCCCGCCCTACGTGCCGCCGCCCGAGGTTTCGATCGCGAGTGAGCCAGCCCCGGCGATCATCACCACGCAGTCGGCGAACCCGGCACCGCCGCCGCCAGTATTCACGCCGCCAGCTCCGCCGGCGCCTGTTGCGCCGCCGGCTCCGACCGGTCCGACGCAGCACGCCACCGCGAACGCGCGGGTCTTCGAGGTCAGCGAGGACGACTATCCGCCGGCTTCGCTGCGCGCCGAGGAAGAGGGCGTCGTCGCCGTGACGGTCAACATCGGGATCAGCGGCCGCGTCGAAGGCTGTACGGTCACGGCGTCGAGCAACTTCCCCAAGCTCGACGAACGGACCTGCAAGATCGCTCAGTCACGTTGGCGCTTCAAGCCGGCGTTGCAGAACGGCACGCCGGTTCCGGACACGATCAGTAAGCGCATTCGCTGGCAGATCGCTCGCAAATAG